Part of the Paenarthrobacter sp. JL.01a genome is shown below.
TGGCTTCGTGGTTGTAGTTACCGTCAGCACCAAACGGAACTTCGCGGAGGAAGAAGTAACGGCACTGGTCCAGTCCGTACTGTGCCACGAAGTCCTGGGGCGCCACGACATTGCCCAAGGACTTGGACATCTTCACGCCGTTGTTGGTCAGGAAGCCATGGATCATGACGCGCTGGGGAAGTTCCAGTCCGGCACTCATCAGGAACGCGGGCCAGTAGATCGCGTGGAACCGCGAAATGTCCTTGCCGATAACGTGAACGTCCGCCGGCCAGAACTTCTTGAAGGACTCAGACTCGATGTCCGGGTAGCCCACGCCGGTCAGGTAGTTGGTCAAGGCATCAACCCACACATACATGACGTGCTTCGCATCGCCCGGAACCGGAACACCCCAGTCGAAGGTGGTACGGCTGATGGACAGGTCTTCCAGTCCGCGCCTGACAAAACTGATGACCTCGTTGAAGCGTGACTGCGGAGCCCCGAATTCAGGCTGTTCTTCGTAGAGTGCCAGGAGCTTTTCCTGGTAGTTGGAGAGCCGGAAGAAGTAGCTTTCCTCCGCGGTCCAGCTAACCAGGGTGTCGGTTTCCTTTGAGTAGCGAAGGCCGTCTTCCTTCACCACGGTGTCGTCCTCGACGTAGTAAGCCTCGTCGCGGACGGAGTACCAGCCTTCGTACTTGGAAAGGTATATGTCGCCGTTGGCTTCCATCTTTTTCCAGATGGCCTGCGAGGCAGCGTAGTGGTCCTGGTCCGTGGTGCGGATGAAGCGGTCGTAGGAGATGCCCAGGTCCTGGCTCATCTGCTTGAACGCTGCGGAGTTCCGGTCTGCCAGCTCCTTGGCTGAGATGCCTTCCTTCTCCGCGGACTGCTGCATCTTGAGGCCGTGCTCGTCCGTCCCCGTCATGAAGAACACTTCATGGCCATCAAGGCGCTTGAAGCGTGCCATGGCATCAGTGGCAATGACCTCATAGGCGTGGCCGATGTGCGGCACACCATTGGGGTAACTGATGGCGGTGGTGATGTAGAACGGGGATTTCTCTGGAGACGTCACTCTAAGAAGTTACCTTTTTTTCGAATGAAATAGCTTAGTTAAGTTCCGTCAGCGTATCGCTGAGCCGGACCAGCTCGTGGTCGTGTGACGCGACGAGTACAGCGATGCCATCGCTGGTGGTGTCCTTGAGGATCCCGATGATGCGGTTGGCTGCTGCCCGGTCAAGGCTTGCGGTGGGTTCGTCCACCACCAGCACGCGGGTGCCCAGGATCAAGGCGCGCGCGATCGCCACACGCTGGCGCTCACCACCGGACAACTGGGCCGGACGGTGGCGCATGCGGCGTCCAAGGCCCACCAGGTCAAGGAGGTCCTTGGCCATTTCGGTGCGCTGCTCAACTTCGCCATCCGGGACAGCGGGGAGCAGCACGTTCTCCAGGGCGCTCATGCCATCGATCAATGCACCACCCTGGTCGACGTAGCCGATCAGTGCCCGGCGACGGTCGGCGATCTCGTCGTCGCCCATACCGTCCAGGGGGTGGCCCTCCCAGAAGACCTTGCCCGAGGTCGGCAGCGTCAGTCCCGCGCTGACCGTCAGGATACTGGTCTTGCCGGAGCCGCTTCGGCCGGCGACACAGTGCATCTCGCCTGCGTGGAGGGTCAGGTTGAAGTCATCCACGACGTCGACTTCCTCCGCGCCGCCCTTGTCGCCGCCGTAGTGGATGGTAACCCGGCTCAGTTCCAAGGGGGTTGCGTGGTCGGCAGCCCTGACGATGGTGTTGGCGCGGGTCTGCAGCGACTCTTCCGTTGTTTCCGGGGTGGCCTTCAGCTCGGGGTTGAGGTTGTCAGTCATTTGACTACTTTCGTTGCAATGGGAATCCAGCAAATTACGGCCAGAAGGCCGGCGAGTCCGGCCCACAGCGCTGCGTAGGGGGCAAGGAGCAACCCGAGCCCCAGGGCACCGAGGACACCCAAGGGAAGTGCCACCGTGCCGACAAGTGCGTTTTCAAAGAACCGGACCTGGCCCAGCATGTCCGGGTTCCAACCCATGGCCCGCAAGGTACCCAGGTACTCGCGCTTGGCATGGAGCTCGAACCTTCCAGTGACCAGCGTCAGCAGGAGGCCGACGACGACGCCGAAGACAGCAAGGGTCACACTCGGCAGGGCGATGCTGGCTGCGGCCAGGCCGCTGAGGGCACTGGCACCTGCTGCCCGCGGGATGTCGATCAGCAAGGCGATCAACGCACCCACTGCAGCGCCGAACACGCCCACTGCCACGGCGAGGGAAATGGAGTTGAACCGGTTGGTGGTCAGCTGCCTGTTGGCGAACGTCAGGGGCGAGTCCACTGTTACCAGCCGCTCGTCGTGCTGCGGCTCCTGGTCGATCACCACGCGGTGCCGAAGCTGCTGGGCTGCCAGAAGAGCGGCCGCGGCGTAGATGAGGAGCATGGTCACCGAGACGATCACGGTGGCGATGTTCCAGCTCAGCAAGCTCAAGATGACGCCCGCGGAGGCCAGTGCGGCAGCGCCAACGGCGAACTCTTCCAGAACCCAGGAACGGATGCGCTTCTGGGTCCAGCCCATGGCGCGGAGGATTCCTGCCTCGCTCCTGCGCTGGCGGATGTAACTGACGGTGGAAGCTCCGGTAAGGAGTGTGGCCCCCAGCAGTGTCAGGAAGAGCAGGGTGATGTTGGTTCCGGTCAGGGAGCCGGAGACGGCGTCGGCCGCGTTTTGCCGGACCCAGGACTGCTGGACCGTGCCCAGCGGAGATTCCTTGCCGGCGTCGTCTTTGCTGTAGCCGGGCACGAAGATGTTGGCGTCCTCACGCGCCGAACCGGCCACGACCGTAGCTTCCAGCCCGAGCTCGCGGATTTGGGATGCCAGCTTCTCGACCTCGGGCTGTGCAGTCTTCCAGTTGCCCGAAGCGTTGGCGCGGACCCGCACGGCGTCGATCACATTGGCGTTGGAGTCATAGCCACGCGCCGCTGCCAGACCGTAGTAATCGGTGATGGCACCGGCGGACTGGCTCACCAGCCCCGTTGCGCTGAGCGAGGGCTTCAGCCCGGCCTTGGCGACGTCCTTGCCTTCGGCGTCCTTGGTCAGGGTCATGGGCGTGGGATCGTAACCGCCCAAGGGCAGTTTGTTGACGTCGCCGGCAGCAGCCTGGACCGCGGAGGGATCGAAGGTGCCGTACACCATGGGCAGGGGCGCGGCAGGCTTTTTACCCGTCTCCAGATCCTTGCGGTACGAACGTTCGTCCACGGGCTTGCGCTGGGTCTGGTCCACTGCAGCACCGAAGGAGGACTTCTCCGGCAAGCGGTTGACGGTGACCCAGTCACCCGGCGTCGCGCTCTTGTCGGAAGCGCCGTTGGCGGCTTCATCGCCGTCCTTGTACTGCGGTGCCGCCGCGAAGGCCGTGCTCCACGTTGCCGGGTTGTAGAGGCCCTGACTGAAGGCAGCGGTGCTGCCCAGGAGCTGGCTGTGGTCAGTGGAACCGGGCCGTTCAAGGGCGAATGGAGACTTGGAGACGAAGGGCAGGTAGTCCTTGTCCAGGGAACGGGTGACGGTTCCGACGTCCTTGACCACCTTGCCGCTGGAATCGAGTTCCTCGATTTTCACCGAGTATTTCAGGTCCAAGGACGTGCCCGTGCGGACAATCAACGGAATGGCTTTTGAATCAGCGGTCAGCAGGCCGTCACGCTTGGCCTGCTGGTACTGCGTCATCAGCGGTGCCCAGTACTTGAGCTTCACGCCGAGGAAATCGGGGCCCTCTTCCAGCTGCTGCATGCTCAGGCCCGTGGTGAAGAGGCTTTCAAAGTGGCGGCCGATCGCACCGGCGTCACGGGCATCTGCCGGCGGAGCCTTCTGAAGCGGCGCGAGGAAGTCCCCCGCGGAACCCAGCAGCGCCCTTTCGGCGGCGGGGTCGACGGCGACGACGGACTCGGTCACCTCAGGAGCCATGGGCAGGGCCACGGAGAGGTTGAAAAGGTTGTGCTCAGAGCCCAGGGCGGGAGCCGGGAACTTAATACCGGTTTCGCCATCGGGACCGGCAATGCGGACGTTGCTGCCACCGGCTGCCTGCTCCTGCACGAGGCGTCCCTTGCCCAGGGTGCCTTCGGCGCTGGTCTTGAAGAGCGTCTGCTCCTTGACTCCATCCGAGCTGGTGGCAGATGCGGTCAGTCGGTATTTCTTGGGCGAATCCGAGAACACCGACTCCGCTGCCGGCCATTTGCTGGAGTCCATGGCGGAGGGGTCACCGGCAGTCACAGCGCCGGCAAGGCCGGCGTTGTAGCCCAGGTAGTCCATCGCGTTCAGGCGCGGGGCTTCAAGGTTCTGCGAAACACGGGAGACGAGGCTGATGGGCGCTGCCACGGCAGTCTGGCCCATCCCCCGGATCTTCTCCAGCTGGTCAAAGCTGATCCCGCCCTGGCCGTTGGCGATTTCCGGCTGGATCAGCGAACCGCCGTCGCCATTTTGTGACTGGTCAGGCTTGGCCTGGACCAGGATGTCGTAGAGACCCCGCGAGTTCTCGTCCACTGTCCTGTTCAGAGCCGCCTGCGACTGGCTCTGGACGAGGACGGACATGCACATGGCGACGATCAAAATGGCCGCGGTCAGCAGCAGCACGCGGCTTCTGATGAACCTTTGGACGGCGTTCATTGGGCTCCCTGGGACCTTGATAGCGGGCGCGCACACGTTGTCCGGGATTCCTGAAAAAACACAGCGGAATACCGGGCTGAATGTGCTGAAAGTAATGGCCGGCCTGCTGCCGGGTCCGAATCCCGGACCCAGCCATTGTAAGCAGACCGGCCACTCTTGCGTGCCATGGGTGTGTCGCCGGCACGCGATCTTCAGCTGATGTCGATCAGTCTTCCAGGTCCACTTCGCGGACCATGTCGGCACCGATACCGGCCTTGATGGCCTCCAGTACCTGTTGCGGGACAGAGCTATCGATGGTCAGCAGCGCCAGGACCTGGCCGCCTTCAGTTTGGCGGGCCACCTGCATGCCACCGATGTTGATGTTGTTCATGCCGAGGATGTGCCCGATGGTGCCGATGACGCCGGGGCGGTCAGCGTAAGCCACAACCACCAAGTGCTCGCTGATGGGGATTTCGATGTCGTAGCCGTTGACGCCCACCAGCTTCTCCACCTGCTTGGGACCGGTAAGGGTACCGGCGACGGAGATCTGCGAACCATCGCTGAGCGCACCACGGATGGTCAGGACGTTCCGGTAGTCTTCGGCGTCGGGAGTGGTAATAAGACGGGTGTTGATGCCGCGCTGCTCGGCAATGACCGGGGCGTTCACGTAGGAAACCTGCTCGGTGACGACGTCGGCGAACACGCCCTTCAGGGCTGCCAACTCCAGCACCTTGACGTCCAAAGCGGAGATCTCACCGGCAACTTCGACGTCGATCTGCGTCAGCGATGCGTGGGTGAGCGCAGTGAAGATCCGGCCCAGCTTTTCGATCAGCGGGATGCCCGGACGGACGTCGGGGGCAATGACGCCGCCAGCTACGTTCACGGCATCCGGCACCAGTTCGCCGGCCAGCGCCAGGCGGACGGACTTTGCCACGGACACACCGGCCTTTTCCTGGGCTTCATCCGTGGAGGCGCCCAGGTGCGGGGTGACGACGACGTTGTCCAGTTCGAAGAACGGCAGGTCGGTGCTGGGCTCCTTGACGAAGACATCCACGCCCGCACCGGCGATCTGGCCTTCCTTCAGCGCAACGTAGAGTGCTTCTTCGTCCACGAGGCCGCCACGGGCGACGTTGATGACGTAGGCGGATTCCTTCATCTTCCGGAAGGCATCGGCGCCCAGCATGCCAACCGTTTCCGGCGTCTTGGGCATGTGGATGGTGATGAAGTCGGCGTTCTCCAGGAGTTCATCGAGAGTGACCAGCTTGACGCCCAGCTGCGCTGCCCGGGCGGAGGTGATGTAGGGATCGTAGGCCAGGATTTCGGTCTCGAAGCCCTGGAGCCGTGCTGCCACCAAAGCGCCGATGCGGCCGAGGCCAATGATGCCGATCTTCTTTTCGAAGAGTTCGATGCCGGTGTACTTGGAGCGCTTCCATTCGCCGTTCTTCAATGCCGAGCTGGCTTGCGGGATGTGACGCGCGAGGCTGAGGATATGTCCCACGGTGAGCTCAGCGGCCGAGACGATGTTGGAGGTCGGTGCGTTGACCACCATGACACCGGCCTGCGTGGCGGACTTGATGTCCACGTTGTCCAGGCCGACGCCTGCACGGGCAATGACTTTGAGGTTCTTGGCCGCGGCGATGGCTTCGGCGTCAACCTGGGTGGCGGAGCGGACCAGGATGGCGTCGACGTCGGCGATGGCAGACAGCAGCTGGGAACGGTCGGCGCCGTCGGTCTGGCGGATTTCAAAATCCGGGCCCAGTGCCTCGACTGTTGCGGGCGAAAGTTCCTCAGCGAGGAGGACTACGGGTTTGCTGGCTGACACGGGGTGGCACCTTACTTTGGAGAACGTGGGACAGAACTGGACAAGGAGCGGATGCGTGGCCCGGGGCACGGCGCCGGGACCAGCCCAGAATATCGAATCAGGGCGGTGTTTCCCCCAGCCGGGGGGCGATGTTACGCCAGGACCGGAGGTGATGTGAAGAAGTTCACAGCACCACCAGGCAGGCAATTCGGTGGAGAAACGGGGCGGGAAACAGCGGCGCCCGCCCGGCTGTAACTTGCCGGGCGGGCGTCGGTGCTTAGTGCTGGTGCATCACTGCTGGGCAGTGGGCAATCAGCGGGCTGCGGAACCTTCGACGTAGTCGGCGTCCTGCTGCTGCCAGGAGAACAGGGAGCGCAGTTCGCGGCCAACTTCTTCGATCGGGTGCTTCTCAGCCTTGGCGCGGAGTTCCTTGAACTCGGTTGCGCCGTTGTCCTGGTCGTCGATGAAGCGCTTGGCGAAGGCACCGTTCTGGATGTCCGCGAGGACAGCCTTCATGTTTTCCTTCACCTCGGGGGTGATGACGCGCGGGCCGGAGACGTAGTCGCCGTACTCAGCGGTGTCGGAAACGCTCCAGCGCTGCTTGGCGATGCCGCCCTCCCACATGAGGTCAACGATGAGCTTGAGCTCGTGAAGAACCTCGAAGTAGGCGATCTGCGGCTGGTAGCCGGCCTCGGTGAGGGTCTCGAAGCCGTACTGGACGAGCTGGGAGACACCGCCGCAGAGGACGGACTGCTCGCCGAAGAGGTCGGTTTCGGTCTCTTCGGTGAAGGTGGTCTTGATGACGCCGGCGCGGGTGCCGCCGATGGCCTTGGCGTAGGACTTGGCCAGGTCCCAAGCGGAACCGGATGCGTCCTGCTCGACGGCGATGATGTCCGGGATGCCACGTCCGGCTTCGAATTCCCGGCGTACGGTGTGGCCCGGCGCCTTCGGAGCGATCAGGATGACGTCGACACCGGCAGGAGCTTCGATGTAACCGAAGCGGATGTTGAAGCCGTGGGCGAAGGCGAGGGCCTTGCCTTCGGTCAGCTTGTCCTTGATGGAGTCGTTGTAGATCGAGCGCTGGTGCTGGTCCGGTGCCAGGATCATGATGACATCTGCCCATTCAGCAGCGTCGGCAACGTTCTTGACCGTGAAGCCTGCGTCTTCGGCCTTTGCGGCCGACTTCGAGCCGTCCTTGAGCGCGATGACAACCTCGACGCCGGAATCGCGCAGGTTCAGCGCGTGGGCGTGGCCCTGGGAACCGTAGCCAACGATGGCTACCTTGCGGCCCTGGATGATCGACAGGTCTGCGTCGTCGTCGTAGAACATTTCAGTCACTTGCGTAACTCCTCTTGAGTGGATTTCTTAGATATTGATTGTGGTGCTGCGGTACTGGGCACTGCCCGCGTAGGCATGGCTCACGCGGAGCGAAGCGCCCTGTCACTCATGGAGCGGGATCCCCGTCCAACGGCCAAGGTGCCGGACTGCACGATTTCACGGATGCCGAATGGCTCAAGCACTGACAGCAGTGCGGCGAGCTTCTCGGGGGTACCGGTTGCCTCGATCACCAACGAGTCTGTGGACACGTCGACGACGGCGGCACGGAACAGGTCTGCAGCCTGGGTAACCTGCAGACGTGTCGCGGCATCCGCACGTACCTTGACCAAGATGTGGTCGCGTTGTACGGAAGATTCAGAAGTCAGTTCAACAATCTTGATCACATTGACCAACTTGTTGAGCTGCTTGGTGACCTGCTCGATCAAGTCGCCGTCGGCGTCGACGACCACTGTCATGCGGGACATGCCGGGAACCTCGGTGGGTCCCACAGCGAGGGAGTTGATGTTGAACGCACGCCGGGCGAAGAGGCTGGCCACGCGGGTCAGTACGCCGGGCTTGTCTTCTACCAGAACGGACAGTGTGTGACGGGTCATGCCTAGTCCTCTTCTTCCCATTCCGGGGTCATGTTGCGGGCAACCTGGATCTGGTCATTGCTGACGCCTGCGGGCACCATTGGCCAGACCATCGAGTTGGGGCTCACCACGAAGTCGATGACCACGGGGCGGTCGTTGATTTCGAGGGCCTTCTGGATGGTGGCGTCGATGTCCTCGTCACGCTCGCAGCGCAGCGCGGCGCAGCCGTAGGCATCTGCCAGCTTGACGAAGTCCGGAATCCGGATGGTGTCATGGCCGGTGTTCAGGTCCGTGTTGGAGTAGCGGCCTTCGTAGAACAGGGTCTGCCATTGGCGGACCATGCCCAACGAAGAGTTGTTGATGATGGCTACCTTGATGGGGATGTTGTTGATGGCGCAGGTGGCCAGTTCCTGGTTGG
Proteins encoded:
- the metG gene encoding methionine--tRNA ligase, whose translation is MTSPEKSPFYITTAISYPNGVPHIGHAYEVIATDAMARFKRLDGHEVFFMTGTDEHGLKMQQSAEKEGISAKELADRNSAAFKQMSQDLGISYDRFIRTTDQDHYAASQAIWKKMEANGDIYLSKYEGWYSVRDEAYYVEDDTVVKEDGLRYSKETDTLVSWTAEESYFFRLSNYQEKLLALYEEQPEFGAPQSRFNEVISFVRRGLEDLSISRTTFDWGVPVPGDAKHVMYVWVDALTNYLTGVGYPDIESESFKKFWPADVHVIGKDISRFHAIYWPAFLMSAGLELPQRVMIHGFLTNNGVKMSKSLGNVVAPQDFVAQYGLDQCRYFFLREVPFGADGNYNHEAIVGRMNADLANNFGNLAQRSLSMVAKNCDGKVPQPGAFTAEDEALLAQAGALLETARSAFEKQEFSRALEAMWTVLGDTNAYFAEQAPWVLRKTDLDRMNTVLYVTLEVVRIIAILAQPVMPSSSAKLLDVLGQHEGEARQFSAIATPLVAGTELPAPAPVFPRYEQPAEA
- a CDS encoding ABC transporter ATP-binding protein — encoded protein: MTDNLNPELKATPETTEESLQTRANTIVRAADHATPLELSRVTIHYGGDKGGAEEVDVVDDFNLTLHAGEMHCVAGRSGSGKTSILTVSAGLTLPTSGKVFWEGHPLDGMGDDEIADRRRALIGYVDQGGALIDGMSALENVLLPAVPDGEVEQRTEMAKDLLDLVGLGRRMRHRPAQLSGGERQRVAIARALILGTRVLVVDEPTASLDRAAANRIIGILKDTTSDGIAVLVASHDHELVRLSDTLTELN
- a CDS encoding FtsX-like permease family protein, which gives rise to MNAVQRFIRSRVLLLTAAILIVAMCMSVLVQSQSQAALNRTVDENSRGLYDILVQAKPDQSQNGDGGSLIQPEIANGQGGISFDQLEKIRGMGQTAVAAPISLVSRVSQNLEAPRLNAMDYLGYNAGLAGAVTAGDPSAMDSSKWPAAESVFSDSPKKYRLTASATSSDGVKEQTLFKTSAEGTLGKGRLVQEQAAGGSNVRIAGPDGETGIKFPAPALGSEHNLFNLSVALPMAPEVTESVVAVDPAAERALLGSAGDFLAPLQKAPPADARDAGAIGRHFESLFTTGLSMQQLEEGPDFLGVKLKYWAPLMTQYQQAKRDGLLTADSKAIPLIVRTGTSLDLKYSVKIEELDSSGKVVKDVGTVTRSLDKDYLPFVSKSPFALERPGSTDHSQLLGSTAAFSQGLYNPATWSTAFAAAPQYKDGDEAANGASDKSATPGDWVTVNRLPEKSSFGAAVDQTQRKPVDERSYRKDLETGKKPAAPLPMVYGTFDPSAVQAAAGDVNKLPLGGYDPTPMTLTKDAEGKDVAKAGLKPSLSATGLVSQSAGAITDYYGLAAARGYDSNANVIDAVRVRANASGNWKTAQPEVEKLASQIRELGLEATVVAGSAREDANIFVPGYSKDDAGKESPLGTVQQSWVRQNAADAVSGSLTGTNITLLFLTLLGATLLTGASTVSYIRQRRSEAGILRAMGWTQKRIRSWVLEEFAVGAAALASAGVILSLLSWNIATVIVSVTMLLIYAAAALLAAQQLRHRVVIDQEPQHDERLVTVDSPLTFANRQLTTNRFNSISLAVAVGVFGAAVGALIALLIDIPRAAGASALSGLAAASIALPSVTLAVFGVVVGLLLTLVTGRFELHAKREYLGTLRAMGWNPDMLGQVRFFENALVGTVALPLGVLGALGLGLLLAPYAALWAGLAGLLAVICWIPIATKVVK
- the serA gene encoding phosphoglycerate dehydrogenase, with the translated sequence MSASKPVVLLAEELSPATVEALGPDFEIRQTDGADRSQLLSAIADVDAILVRSATQVDAEAIAAAKNLKVIARAGVGLDNVDIKSATQAGVMVVNAPTSNIVSAAELTVGHILSLARHIPQASSALKNGEWKRSKYTGIELFEKKIGIIGLGRIGALVAARLQGFETEILAYDPYITSARAAQLGVKLVTLDELLENADFITIHMPKTPETVGMLGADAFRKMKESAYVINVARGGLVDEEALYVALKEGQIAGAGVDVFVKEPSTDLPFFELDNVVVTPHLGASTDEAQEKAGVSVAKSVRLALAGELVPDAVNVAGGVIAPDVRPGIPLIEKLGRIFTALTHASLTQIDVEVAGEISALDVKVLELAALKGVFADVVTEQVSYVNAPVIAEQRGINTRLITTPDAEDYRNVLTIRGALSDGSQISVAGTLTGPKQVEKLVGVNGYDIEIPISEHLVVVAYADRPGVIGTIGHILGMNNINIGGMQVARQTEGGQVLALLTIDSSVPQQVLEAIKAGIGADMVREVDLED
- the ilvC gene encoding ketol-acid reductoisomerase, with product MTEMFYDDDADLSIIQGRKVAIVGYGSQGHAHALNLRDSGVEVVIALKDGSKSAAKAEDAGFTVKNVADAAEWADVIMILAPDQHQRSIYNDSIKDKLTEGKALAFAHGFNIRFGYIEAPAGVDVILIAPKAPGHTVRREFEAGRGIPDIIAVEQDASGSAWDLAKSYAKAIGGTRAGVIKTTFTEETETDLFGEQSVLCGGVSQLVQYGFETLTEAGYQPQIAYFEVLHELKLIVDLMWEGGIAKQRWSVSDTAEYGDYVSGPRVITPEVKENMKAVLADIQNGAFAKRFIDDQDNGATEFKELRAKAEKHPIEEVGRELRSLFSWQQQDADYVEGSAAR
- the ilvN gene encoding acetolactate synthase small subunit is translated as MTRHTLSVLVEDKPGVLTRVASLFARRAFNINSLAVGPTEVPGMSRMTVVVDADGDLIEQVTKQLNKLVNVIKIVELTSESSVQRDHILVKVRADAATRLQVTQAADLFRAAVVDVSTDSLVIEATGTPEKLAALLSVLEPFGIREIVQSGTLAVGRGSRSMSDRALRSA